One window from the genome of Rhea pennata isolate bPtePen1 chromosome 16, bPtePen1.pri, whole genome shotgun sequence encodes:
- the GGT7 gene encoding glutathione hydrolase 7 yields the protein MAVAEKEASQQSTLGAYSPVDYMSITSFPRLPEEEAGGAADTGLRSRKEEDAFLGEQDTDPDSFLKSARLQRLPSSSSEMGSQDVSPLRETSKDPFSGDCSCRQDGLTVIITACLTFATGVTVALIMQIYFGDPQLFHRGAVVTDAARCTALGIEVLNKQGSSVDAAIASALCAGIVNPHTSGIGGGGVMLVHDIRKNKSEVIDFREVAPLGIPEEEGLQKALDTRPGLLVGVPGMIQGMHQAHQLYGRLPWPELLGLVASVAQDGFNVTHDLAKAVSELKDLNYSDKFRETFLPDGQPLLPGMFVRRPDLAAVLELVGAEGASAFYSGNLTQEIISEVHNYGGVLMEEDFSNYSAMVENPVHTVYRGHLVFCPPPPHAGPALITALNILEGFNITNQVSRGDTLHWMTETLKIALSLASNLGDPTDDVSVTHVAEGMLSKSEANSLRQLINDSQSFSSDLRMPHFSVESGPSASQVLVMGPDDFIVAAVSSLNRPFGSGIITPSGILLNSQMLDFYWQNRTMNHSIPRPENIMQPQKRPLSFLLPTIVRPSEGMCGTYLCLGANNGDKALSSIVQVLLNVLTFNKNLSESLSLGRLHPQLQSNTLQVDSEFSQEDIELLVARGHQVDKVKVVSLVHGARRTNSFIIGLKDPRSEDAAGATIL from the exons ATCCAGACTCCTTCTTGAAGTCTGCTCGCCTCCAGCGCCTGCCCTCGTCCTCCTCAGAGATGGGCAGCCAGGATGTGTCCCCTCTCCGGGAGACGAGCAAGGACCCTTTCTCCGGAGACTGTAGCTGTCGGCAGGATGGGCTAACCGTCATCATCACCGCCTGCCTAACCTTTGCCACAGGGGTAACAGTGGCCTTGATCATGCAGATCTATTTTGGGGACCCACAG CTCTTCCATCGGGGTGCTGTGGTTACCGATGCTGCCCGCTGCACAGCCCTGGGAATAGAGGTGCTCAACAAGCAGGGTTCCTCGGTAGATGCAGCCATCGCTTCGGCCCTCTGTGCAGGAATAGTCAACCCCCACACATCAGGGATTGGCGG GGGTGGGGTGATGCTGGTCCATGACATCCGGAAGAACAAGAGTGAGGTGATTGATTTCCGTGAAGTGGCTCCCCTGGGCATCCCGGAGGAGGAAGGCTTGCAGAAGGCCTTGGACACCAGG CCAGGTCTCCTCGTGGGGGTGCCAGGCATGATACAAGGAATGCATCAGGCACACCAATTATATGGGAG ACTCCCGTGGCCCGAGCTGTTGGGCCTTGTTGCTAGCGTCGCCCAGGATGGGTTCAATGTCACACATGATTTGG CTAAAGCTGTAAGTGAACTGAAAGACCTGAACTACTCTGACAAATTTCGGGAGACCTTCCTGCCAGATGGCCAGCCCTTACTGCCTGGCATGTTCGTGAGGCGACCGGACCTTGCAGCTGTTCTGGAGCTGGTGGGAGCAGAAGGAGCATCAGCTTTCTACAGTGGAAACTTGACACAGGAGATAATCTCTGAG GTCCACAACTATGGAGGGGTCTTAATGGAGGAAGACTTCAGTAATTACAGTGCCATGGTGGAGAATCCAGTCCACACAGTATATCGAG GTCATCTTGTTTTCTGTCCCCCACCTCCACATGCAGGCCCTGCACTAATCACTGCACTGAATATCCTAGAGGGCTTTAACATCACAAATCAAGTATCCAGGGGGGATACCTTGCACTGGATGACAGAG ACATTAAAAATAGCCCTGAGTCTAGCTAGCAACTTGGGAGACCCAACTGATGATGTGTCCGTCACTCATGTTGCAGAAGGCATGCTCAG TAAATCAGAAGCTAATTCCCTGCGTCAGCTGATTAATGACTCCCAGTCGTTCTCTTCTGATCTCCGCATGCCTCACTTCTCTGTGGAAAGCGGACCATCTGCTAGCCAGGTCCTTGTCATGGGACCTGATGATTTCATTGTTGCAGCTGTAAG TTCCTTGAACCGTCCATTTGGCAGTGGAATAATAACGCCTTCTGGTATCCTTCTGAACAGTCAGATGTTGGACTTCTACTGGCAAAATAGAACAATGAACCACTCCATTCCCAGACCG GAAAACATTATGCAGCCTCAGAAACGGCCCCTGTCTTTTTTGTTGCCCACTATTGTGAGACCGTCAGAGGGGATGTGCGGGACGTACCTTTGTCTGGGAGCCAACAACGGAGACAAAGCCTTGAGCAGCATCGTTCAG GTTTTACtaaatgttttaacatttaacaAGAATCTGAGCGAAAGTTTGTCACTTGGTCGACTTCATCCACAGCTTCAGTCCAACACTTTGCAGGTTGACA GTGAATTTTCTCAAGAAGATATTGAACTTCTTGTAGCCAGGGGCCATCAAGTGGATAAAGTCAAAGTGGTCTCCCTAGTTCATGGGGCCAGGAGAACCAACAGTTTCATCATTGGCCTGAAGGACCCCAGGAGCGAGGATGCTGCAGGAGCCACAATACTATAG